GGGTGCGCTTCCTCGAACTCGTTCACGACGAGATCCGCGAGCGGGTCGGCGACTTTCCGGTGATGACGAAGGTTCCGGTCGAGACGGCCGCCCCACCCTTCGTTCGGCCCCGGCTCTCGCTCGCGGCGGGGATCCGGATCGCCGAGCGCGCCGAGCGGATCGGCTTCGACGCCGTGGCCCCAGTACGAGGATCGACGTTCTGGGATCTGAGCCTGGTTCGCGGCGAGCATCCCGAACAGGCGTGGAGTGACGGGCGATTCCAGGCGGACTACGAGGCGGTGTTCGGGAGTCGAGTCAGGGCGCGCCTCGTCGCGCTCGCGAACCGCCTCCAGGCGAGGTTCTACGACTTCGAATCGGCGTGGAACGCCGACCTCTGCCGCCGGGTGCGCGAGGCGACCTCGCTGCCGGTGCTCTGTGAGGGTGGGATCCGCGGCCGTGCGGAGATGGACGCGCTCGTCGGATCGGCCTGCGATCTGGTCGGCGTCGGCCGGCCGTTCTACGCCGAACCGCGCCTGCCGGCCAGGCTGCTCGATGTCGACACGAACGCGGCGTCGGAGCCCGGCGAGGACCCCCACGCAGTCTGCGAGAACTGCAACAACTGCGCGATCCCACAGGTGACCGGCGCACGCGGCGTCTGTCGGACGCCAGCCGTCCTCGAAGCGGCTGGCGAACTCCGGCAGGCCGGGGCGTACGAGCGGTCTCGGAGCGACGAACACGATCGGTCGAACACGTCACGGACGAAGTAGCGTTCTCGACTGCTGATAGCGGAGATCCTGAGCAACGACCCACCCCAACCCCTATGTTATGTCGGACACGAGACGCGTCAATGAAGCGAGCACGGGTGGTTGGACTGGCGTTTACTGTCTTCGGGGTGGCCCAGACAGCGCTGACGCTTGCCTCAAGCGGGGTCGGCGGCGAGCCACTCCAGCTCACGCTCAACGTGCTACTCACCAGTATCGGAGTCGTGATGGCATGGCAGCCAGAGCGAGTTGACGGCAAGCGATCCACCGGATATCTCCAAGAGGAAGCGGGCACGTGGTGGCTCCTGCTCGGCGGCGGCTGTGTCGTGCTCGGCATAGCCGGACTCGCCCTTGCCGTTGGGAGCACGGTCGGTGCGTGAGTTCGGGATCGACACCCCCGACCGGGGAACGGATGGGTTGAAGTCCGACGCCCCGGAAGAGTGGGTATGAACCCGGGAGACCGCGTCCGCCTCACGCACGACGGACGGACCCACGAGGGCGTGCTGTTGCCGTCGACGACCGACGATCACGCCGTGCTCAAGCTCAACGGCGGATACAACGTCGGGATCGAGCGTGCGGGGACGACCGTCGAAGTCGTCGAGGCCGATGTCTACGACGTCGGTGACGACCGAGCGGAGGACGGCTCGACCGTCGAGTTCGACGACGACCTGCCGACCGTGGCGCTCATCTCCACGGGCGGGACCATCGCCTCGACGGTCGACTACCGGACCGGTGCGGTGACCGCGCAGTTCGACGCCGAGGACGTCCTCCGGGCGGTCCCGGACCTCGCGGGGCGGGCGAACTACCGGGGCCGTGTCGTGGCGAACATCCTCTCGGAGAACATGACTCCGGACATCTGGCAGGACCTCGCGCGCGCGGTCCACGAGGAGATCGAGGCCGGGGCGGACGGCGTGGTCGTGATGCACGGCACCGACACGATGCAGTTCTCCGCGAGCGCGCTCGCCTTCATGCTCGATACGCCCGTTCCGGTGGTCTTTACGGGGAGCCAGCGCTCGGCTGACCGCCCATCGTCGGACAACGTGATGAACGCGGTCTGTGCGGTCGAGGCTGCAAAGAGCGACTGTGCCGAGGTGCTGGTCTGTATGCACGCGAGCGAGTCCGACGATCGGTGTGCGCTCCACCGCGGGACCAGGGTCCGGAAGAATCACACCTCCCGCCGGGATGCGTTCGAGACCGTTGGAGCCGAGCCACTCGGCACGGTCGCGTACGGCGGCGATGACGATTCCGTCGACGTGAGCTTTCGACGGCAATACGCCGAGCGCGGCGCGGTCGGCCTCGACATCGCACCGGACCTCGCGACCGACGTCGAGCTGGTGAAGTTCACGCCCGGGACCAGCGAGGCAGTGCTCGATGGCGTCGAAGGGAGCGCAGGGCTCGTGATCGAGGGCACGGGACTCGGACACGTCCACACCGACTGGATCCCCCGGATCACGGAACTCGTCGAGGGCGGAACCGAGGTGGTGATGACGAGTCAGTGTCTCGGCGGCCGGGTCTGTGATCGGGTGTACGACACCGGGCGCGATCTCCTCGATGCGGGCGTGATCGAGGGCGAAGATCTGCTGCCTGGCACCGCGAAGGTCAAGCTGATGTGGGCGCTGGCGAACAGCGAGGACGTCGCCGCGACGATGGCCAGTCCGCTCGTGGGCGAACTCACCGAGCGGTCGGTGCCGCCCGAGAACCACACCATCGAGGAGGCGTGGTGACGTGGGCGCGACCGACATCACGATCCGCCAGGCGCGGCCCGACGACTACGAAGGGGTCGCCAAGTTCACCCGCGAGACGTGGGCCGACCGCGAGAGCGGCGACTACATCCCCGAGATCTACCACGAGTGGATCGCGGGCGACGGCGACCGCCAGCGAACCTTTCTCGCCGACGCGGGCGACGACGTCGCGGGGATCTGTCAAGGAGTGTGCCTCTCCGACCACGAGGCGTGGGCCCAGGGGATGCGGGTCAACCCCGACTACCGTGGCGAGGGACTGAGCACACAGCTCAACGACGCACTCTTCAGGTGGGCGCGCGAGCGCGGTGCGACCGTCGTTCGTAACATGGTGTTCTCCTGGAACGCCGCCGGCCTCGGCGGGTCGCGCGCCGTCGGCTTCGCACCGCTGTGTGAGTTCCGCTGGGCACATCCCGACCCCGATCCCGACGCCACCCTGCCGGAGCCGTACACGATCACGGCCGACGCGGACGCCGCGTGGAGTTTCTGGCGACGCTCGGACGCCCAGAGCGCACTCTCCGGGCTCGCGCTCGACGCCGACGAGTCGTGGGCGATGGCGGAACTGACCCGCGAAGGACTCCATCGCGCGGCCGACGAAACCCGGGTGTTCGCCGTCAGTCGCGAGGACGACACCACAGCGGAAGGCGGAGTCTCCACGAGCGAAGCGAGTGGAGGCTCGTCGGAACAGGGTTCCGACGGTGCCGACCGCGAGGACGACGGCACACGGGCGATGGCCCACCGGGTGCGCGACTACGAGCGCGAGACCGACGGCGGGATCGAACAGTGGGCCGAGTACGGCGTCGGTGCGTGGACCGATCTCGGGGCCGCACGCGCGCTCTTTCGCGCGATCAGCGCCGACGCAGCCGCGGTCGGTGCCGATCGCACGCGCGTGCTCGTTCCGGAGACGCCACGGCACGTCTCCGACGCGGCTGCTGCCCACGTGGCGATGGGCGAGAACCCCGATTTCGTGCTCGAAGCCGCACTCGTCTGAGCGCGCCGGCCGCGGACGCCCCCCGTGTTCACGGATCGAACAGCCACGGCTAGACCGTCGCCGACCGCCGATCCACCACCATCGCCTCGAACCGACGACGATCTGGCTACCGGCGAATTCGAATAGAGATACTTGTATTTCATGACGGTGCTCCGCCATTCTCGATGACGACGTCGTTTTTCCCGTTTCAGGACCCATTCGATCGTTCTGCATCGTTTCGTCGCATCGTCGTCCGCATCTCGCCTCTCCGTCGTTCTGTATGGAGTCTGCTCCAGCGGTCGAGCGATGATCCGTCGAAGACGCCGTTACCACGCCCTCAGTACCACTTTCTACCGTCGCTATCGGAACCGTCCGTTTCGACGGTGACTGTCCGTCCACACTAAAAAATGCAAGCACTAATATTCCGACTTTGAGGACGAAGCACGAGTCACGGCTGAGGAGACTGTCTCGCCTGGTCCGCGGCTCGCGGTTGCGGACAGCTCCTCGCCGTCGTCTCGCCTACAGTCGGAGCACGCCGTGGCGCTCCAGTTCGACGTCGGCCCCGACCGCTTCGGCGGTTCGGGTCGGCCATTCACCGGTCGTCGTGAGTGGTTCGAACCCCTCGTCGGTCACGAGCACCGTGTCCTCGCTCTTCGCGCCCTGGACCGTCGGGTTCCACGCGTAGCCCATCGGGAGCCGGACCGGCGCGTCGAGCGTCGGCGTGGCGATCCACTCGCGGCCGGCGTAGCCCGCTGCACCGCCCTGGTGGTGGGCGCGCCACTCGTCCGGGCGATCGAGGGCGGCGTACGCGCTCTGGATCCGCTCGAAGACGTCGCTCGCGACGCCGTCCTCGCGGCCGACCTCTCGTGTCGCCGCGAGCGCGCTCGTCTCGACCCGGGTCGCGGTCGCGTGGCGATCGTCGAGCCACGACAGCGGGTCGAACGCCACGGTTCGCGTACAGCTCGCGTGGAGGCCGGCGCGCCTGGCGGTCACCGACACGAGGGCATATTCGCCCAGTTCCGCGTCGGAGGGCGTGTAGTGGCGGTACTGCTGAGCGCGCTCGGCACCCCCGACGAGAACGACCAGCGCGGCGATCGACCGCTCCGCGAGCACGCCGGCGAGTCGCCCGGCGACCGCCCGTTCGGTGTCCCCGGGATCGAGGTCTCGACAGACCGACTCGACGGCCGCGGCGGTGTCGCGACCGAGCTCGCGGTAGGCCGCGACGTCCGCTTCGGTGAGCGGCTGGCGGAGGTCGCCAGCGTCGACGGATTCGAAGCCCGGAACGTCGAAGTCCGCCGCCGCGGGCGTCGGCGAGCGTTCGGCGACCGCCTCGCCGAGGTCCGCCGCGTACCAGTCGGCAGATTCGACAGCGACCCCGTCGGGCAGCTCCTCCGCACGCAGTCGCGGGGCCTCGATGTTGTCCGTCACGACCGTGAGGCCGTCGCCGTCGTACCCGACGGCTGCGACGCCGACGGCGGCCCCGTCGCTGACGACGTTGCTCCCGCCGAGGAGCCACGCGAACGTGTTCGGCCGCCCGAACCAGACCGACGCGAGATCGCGGTCGTCGAGGAGGCGATCGAGCCGACCGAGTTTCGTTTGCATACGATCCGTGGACGCGGCCAGGCCCCTATACTTTCGGTTCCACGGGCCGAGCCTGGAATCACGGGATCGGCACGCTGGCGCTGCCGAGAGCGTCAAGCCGAACCGGACGAGCCGCTTTCGGGTTCGCGTAACACCCCTATCGGCGTCACGAGTCCGGGGACCGCGTTACGACGTCGCATCGCTCGGCTCACACCCGCAGCCACCGTCGTCGATCAGTTCCTGGACGGTCCCGTGTGTCCCGCAGTCGGTACAGGTCACCGTGACGTCCACGTAGACGTCGGGCTCGCCGAGTGCGAGCGCGCCGGACGAGCGGAGCTGATCGAGCGTGTTCTCCGTGACGGCGACTGTCCGATTCCGGAGCGCGGCGATCCGCTGGGCACCGCTATCGACGCGATCGCTGTCGGTCCGTTCGGCCGACGCACGCTCGACGCCGAGACACTCCTTCAGATGTCGGTTGACCGTCTGGTACGACACGAAGTCCCCCTCGACCGCGTCGATGTCGACGCCACGGCGGTCGAGCCGACTGTGTGCCTGCGTCCGGACCCCCTGGCTCACCTCGTCGTCGGTGAGCAGTCGGTGGGTGTTCTCGACCTCGCCGTCGAGCGGGTTGAGTCCCTCGCGATCCATCGCGGTCCGGAGGACCGCCTGGTTGACGTAGTCGGCGAGCCCTCTGAGGCTGTAGCGCTCGTCCTCCCGCGTCCAGTACTCCTGGAGGTTCTCGGCCACCCGATCGAGTTCGTACTCGTCGATCACGCGATCGAGTTTACACGACGGGCCGCCCGCATTTCCCGATTTCGCGTCTGACTGTGCCATCGTGGGGCCATCTCGGGGACGAACCCGGATGAGTGTTGTGCTCGCAGCCCGCGTCGACGATCGACCCTGCTTGGGCATCGGCCGGACCCGAGTCCGTCGAGTCGGACAGCCGGAGCGATCCACCCACCACGCCGCCAACAGAACGACTAAGTGGCGGGCGATCACGGTTTCGGTCGCTATGAGTCTCGACGTGGCGGACGACGTGGCACTGGTGACGGCATCGAGCAGCGGCCTCGGGCGTGCGTCGGCCGCGGTGCTCGCCGAGGCGGACGCGAACGTGGTGCTCAACGGCCGGGACGAGGATCGACTCGACGAGGCCGTCACGGAGCTCGACGCGCTCGGTGAAGGTAACGTGGTCGGCGTCGCCGGCGACCTCACTCGGAAGGAGGACGTCGAGATCCTCGTGACGGCGACCGTCGAGGAGTTCGGCGGGCTCGACCACCTCGTGACGAGCGCGGGCGGGCCGCCGAGCGGCCCGTTCGTGGAGACCGACGACGAGGACTGGTATCACGCGTTCGACCTCCTCGTGATGAGCGTGGTTCGACTGGTCCGCGAGGCCGCCCCCCACCTCCAAGACGGCGACGGCGGCACGATCGTGAACATCACCTCCCGAAGCGTCAAGGAGGCCATCGACTCGCTGGTGCTCTCGAACTCGGTTCGGATGGGTGTCATCGGACTCGAAAAGACGCTCTCGAAGGAGCTCGCTCCCGACGTGCGGGCGAACGCGGTGTTGCCCGGTCCACACGAGACGAGCCGGATCGAGGAGCTCGTCGAACAGTCGGTCGAGCGCGGCGAGTACGACTCCTACGAGGAGGGGCTCGCGGCACGCGCCGAGGGGATCCCGCTCGAACGCATCGGCGAACCCCGGGAGCTCGGCGAGGTCGTCGCCTTCCTCTGTTCGCCGCGGTCGAGCTATCTGAACGGCGTCGCGATCCCGATCGACGGCGGTGCGGGGGCCGCAAACCTCTGAGCGGTCGCCGCTCGGTCGTCCGTCGATCGACGATCCCCCGAACCGAGCGCCCGAACGGCGGCCGGTATCGTGGCCGGGTCCACAATCTTCAATAGCGATAGCCGCGACACGCTGACGAGGCACATGAAACACGTTGATTTCGCCGCGGCGGAGACGTACGAGCCCGAGGAGGGCTGGCGTCGCGTCTCGCTCGCCGGCAGCGACCAGTTCACCTTCGAGTGGTTCGAGAAGCCGCCGGGCCACTCCTCGCCGATGCACGACCACGAGAACGAGCAGGTCTGCGTCGTGCTGGAGGGTGAGATCACCGTCCACACCGAGGACGATTCCGTGACGCTCGACCGCTTCGACTCGGTCCACCTCGAAGCGTGGGAGTCCCACCGGGTCGAGAACACCGGCGACGAACGGGCGGTCGCCATCGACGTCTTCGCCCCGGGTCGCGGCTTCGACTTCTGGACCGACCGCGACGGGTAATCCCTGTTCCCCGTGCGAGTCGTCGGTTCGGAGCGACGCTTTCGGCTCCCACGAACCGAACGCCGGTGGAAAGAGATCCGTCCGCGATTTGGCTTAGATCAAACAGCCCGATTTCGCGTGGCGACGAGCGAGATCGAGACCACTACCGAAGAGCACGTTCGATCGTCGGACGATGGTGCACGGACCAGGATTCGAGCGGATCGGGGTCAGTCGACAGAAACAGATCCAGTTAGATTTGGATGCTGAGACAAGTACGCCCCGTAAACTGCTTCCGATCGAATACAATCGGATATTCAGGACGAAAGTGTCGAAATAGAGCCCTTCAGCGACCAAAAGTCGTTTGAGAAACGATATGTGAATCCGATGTCGATGAATCGGATCGGGCCAGGCCCATCAGTAGTCTAAACTCTTTTGCCGAATTTCGATAAAAGTTATCAGCGAGTCCAGCTCCGCTTTCGTTCGCCGTCCGCCGTGATCACTGACGACGGGAACGAGCAGACGGATTCCTTCAAGGATGTGAGTTCTCGCTTTTGAGTGTCTTCTACGTGAAGTCCATCGTGCACTCGTCGGCAGTGTGGATCACGGGTCATGCTCTGACGTGCCGAGTGCCGACGAAACCGCAAGGCACAGTATTCGGGATCGAGTCACTCGGGATATGACACTCGGCGTCGCCACGGTCCTTCGCGAGTCGCTCCGGCGGCTGGCGACCGGCCCAGCGTTGCTCCTCCTCCTCGCGCTCGCCGTGATCCAGACGATCGCCGCACTCCTCGCCGGACCGGTCTATCGCGTCGCGCCCGACGCGGTACTCTCGGGGACCGGCGACCCGTTCGACCTCGCGCTCGAACCGGTTCCTCTGGTGGGGCTCGCGCTCGTCTGCGTGGTCGCGGGCTACGTCGGCCTCGTCACGATCCGCGTGTTCGCGACCCGGTGGGGGGTCGTCGAGCGCGAGCACCTGACCCACGGGGTCGCCTCGGGACTCGTGAACTGGCTCGCGGGCGCGCTCGTCGTGGCCGCGTTCGTCGCGGTCGGGCTCGCTGTCTTGGTAGTGCCGGGCGCGTTCGTCCTCGGCGCACTCCTGCTCGCGCTGCCGTTCGTCGCGGTCGAGGACGCGAACGCCGTTTCGGCGCTCGCGCGGAGCTGGCGGGCCACCGACGGCCACCGGACGACGCTGCTCGCGCTCGCCGTCGCCGTGCTGCTGATCGACGCGGTCCTGTTCGTCGTCTCGGTTGCCCTCGCGACCGCGCTCGCGGGCTCGCTCGCGCCCCTCGGGCTGTTCGCCGGGATGTTCGCGGTCGCGATCGCGTTCGTCTTCCTCTGGATCGCGATGGCACGGACCTACGCGGGCCTCGACGACACCGCAGCCTGAGGGCACCGCTGCGAACGGGAGCACGGGTCGATGGCTTCCGCAAGCCCGTCGTTTAGGTCGCTCCCGACCGATGAACCGGTATGCCGTTCGACGCGACCATCACGTCGATCCACCGGATGACCCCGCGGGTGAAGCAGTTCGTGATCGAGGCCGACGAGGCGTTCGAGTTCGAGCCCGGCCAGCATACAACAGTACGATTCGAGCGCGACGATCCCGACGACGAGGAGGACGAACAGGTCGTCCGGCCGTACACGGCGACCAACACGCCCGGCAACGAGCGGCTCACGCTCGCGATCAAGCGCTACGACGACGGCACCGCGTCGGTGTACATGCACGAGCGCGAGGTCGGCGACGTCGTGACCCTCGGCGACCTCGGCGGCAATCTCACCCTCCGCAACGCCGACGAGGACGTGGCCTTTGTCTCCACGGGGACGGGCATCACGCCGATGATCGCGATGCTCAAGGAGTACCTCGAGGTCGGCACCGGCGAAGTCGACTTCTTCTACGGCGAGAAAAGCCAGGAGAACGTCATGTATCGCGAGACTCTCGACCAGCTCGCGGCCGAACACGACGAACTGTCGGTGATATACTCGCTTTCTGACGAGGAGTGGGCCGGTCCGACCGGCCACGTCCAGGACCACCTCGACGACCGCCTCGACGGGCTCGACAGGGATTTCTACGTCTGTGGCGTCCCGGGGATGGTCGTCGACACCAAGGAGCGCCTCGCCGACCTCGGCGTCGACGACGATCGGGTGTTCTCCGAGGGGTGGGAGGACGGCGAGGTCGAGGACTGACCGATGGACGCCACCGCGATCGACCATCTCAACCTGCGCGTTCCGGCGGACGGTCCCGAGGAAGCGGTCGAGTTCTACGGCGACCGGCTCGGGTTCACCATCGAGGGGATGGACCGGTACGAGGCCGACGAGAAGCCGTTCTTCGACGTTCGGCTCGCCCCGGCACACGTGCTCCATCTCTGGCCGACCGAGGAGTTCGAACCCCCATCCGGGAACGGGTTCAACCACGTGGCGATCCTGATCGACGACGAGGTCGCGACGGTCGAACGTCAGCTCGACGAAGCGGGCGTGACGATCGAGAACCGACACGATTCGCCGCTCGGGGCGACCGGGCGTGCGCCGGCGGTGTACGTCGAGGACCCCTTCGGCTACCGGATCGAACTGAAGGCAACGATCGAGGAGTAGCGAGACCGGCGTCGTCGAATCGGTCGTCGTCGCCCGGTCGGTCACGATCCGAAACGGTGGTTCACAACACCGCGTCGTACACCGCCGCGAGCGCGTCGACCGCGCGCTCGACACCCATCGACTCGCGCCGCGAGAGGCAGGTCTCGGCGAGCCGGTCACGTTCGGCGAGCGCCCGGTCGAGCGCGGCGCGAAAGCCTGCGACGTCGCCGGGATCGTAGTGATAGCCCGTCGCGTCCTCGTCGATGGTTTCGACGAGCGCGCCCGCCTCGACGCCCACGACCGGTGTCCCACAGGCCATCGCTTCGAGCGCGACGAGGCCCTGGGTCTCCACCGGGCTCGGAAAGGCGAAAACGTCGAGCGCGGAGTAGAACGCGGGGAGTTCCTCACGATCGAGAAAGCCGAGGAAGCGAACGTCGGCGTCGCTCCCCGCGACCTGCTCCTCCAAGGTTTTGCGCGCTGGACCGTCGCCACCGAAGAGCAGGACGGCGTCGGTGCCGTCGATCGCCCGAACGAGGTCCGAGAGTTGTTTTTCGAAGCCGTGACGGCCGGTGTAGCCGACGAGGGGGCGCTCGCCCCTCCCGGGGAGATCGTGGCGCGCACGGAACGCCGCGGCGTCGGTCGGCGCGAACCGATCGACGTCGATCCCGTTGGCGACCGTCGAAACGGGGCCGACACCGCGAGCTTCGAGGTCGGCCTTCGCGGTGTCGCTCGGCGCGATCACGTGGTCGGCGCGGTCGAGGAACCACCGCTCGTAGGCGTTGCCGGCGCGGGCGACGCCGTTCATCAGCCAGCCCTCCGCGAGATAGCCGGCGTACTCCGCGGCCGGGGTGTGATACGAAGCGACCAGCGGCCGGTCGGTCCGGCGGGCGAGTCGGAGCCCCGCGAGCCCCACCCCGAACGGCGAGTGGGCGTGGACGATGTCGATGTCCCGAACCGCGTCCGGAACGGTGGGTGCGCCGAGTCGGAACCCCTCGTAGAACGGGAACGGGAGGCTTCTGACCGGGTGTTCGCCGGTGTCGGGGTCGTGCGAACTCCCCGGGTACACCACGTCCATCCGGCCGCCGCGACCGAGCCAGCGTTCGCGCCACGTCCGGATGGTGTACGTGGCGCCGTTCACCGTCGGGAGGTAGGTGTCGGTGAACGCGGCGACGTCTGGTGGCATCGGCGGTGGTTCACGCAGGACGGATTAAGCCGTTGTGACTTCGCGGTAGATCGCCGACAGCTCCGCACCCACCCGTTTCAGTCCGTGTTCGGCCGCGGTTTCGCGTGCGTTCGCCCCGAGACGCTCGCGGAGTGCGGGGTCGTCGGCGAGTCGATCGAGTGCCGCGCGGAACTCGCTCGCCGAGGCACACTTCAGGCAGTCCTCGCCGTGGGTGAAGAACTCCTCGAACACCGGAATGTCGCTGATGACGACCGGTTTGCCACAGGCCATCGCCTCCAGCACGACGAGACCCTGGTTCTCGTCCTTCGTCGGGAAGCAGAACACGTCGCCAGCGCCGAACGCGCCGCGCTTGTCGTCGATCCACCCGGTGAAGGTGACGTTTTCGGGAGGGTCGCTCGTCCAGCGTTTCACCACCGACGAGCCGTGCGGGCCGGTGTCGTACGCCCCGAACCATGCGAACTCGTGGTCGGTCGCCTCGGCCAGCCGGCAGAACGTCGTGAGACCCTTGCGCTCGAAGACGCTGCCGACCGCGAACACGACCGTGCCGTCGAGATCGTATCGATCGCGGTACTCGCCGCGAAGCGACTCGTGGCCCGCGAGCGCATCGCGATCGACGCCGTTGGTGATCGTCCTGATGGGGGCGTCGACGGGGTAGCCTTCGAGCAGTCCCTTCGTGTACTGGCTCGGACACAGCACGAGATCGGCCAGGGAGTAAAACCACCGGAGGTATCGGCCGAGCGCGGGGGCCACTTGTGAGGAAAACCGGAACGACTCGCCGAAGTCCTCGGCGGTCATGTGGGCGTGGAGGACGAGCGGAATTTCATACCTGCGAGCGTGGCGGGCGACCGCGAGGCTCCCCGGACCGGGCGCATGACAGTGCGCGAGGTCGTACTCGGCGAAAGGACCCTCACCCGACGCGAGCGACCTGGCGGCTGTGGGGAGGTCGCCGCCGCGCCACGGCGACGTCACGACCCCGATATCGGTGGCGGCGAGCGCCTGGCGCTGCTGGGCGGCGGCGGTGGCCCAGCCGCTGCGTTCGAGCACGCCTTCGAGTTCGAGGTAGTTGAGCGCGCGCACATCCGATCCGCGACGGCGGGCCGAATAACTCCACCGGAACGCGAAGGCAAGACCGATGTACGCCGGCGGTGAACCACCGTCGAACGGCTCCGGCCGACCGCAACGATGACCCTCGCCGACGAACGCATCGAACGCCTCCACGCGCTCGCCGCCGACGCCGCGAGCGCGGGCCACGACGATCGCGCGAAGGAGTACGTCCGGATCGCGCGCCGGGTCGCCGAACGGAACCGCCGGTCGCTGCCGCGTCGGTTCAAACGCTTCTCGTGTGACGTCTGCGACGCCTACCTCCGACCGGGCCGGAACTGTCGGGTTCGGACCCGGGACGGCCACGTTGTCATCACGTGTGAGTGCGGTTCGCAGGCGCGCTACCCGTATAGGTAGGCTTACGTCCGACCGGCGACGACGGCGGAGCATGACAAAGGACGAGCGAACGCTCAGAGAGCGTGCCCACGAGGTCGATGCCACGCTCCGGGTCGGGAAAGGCGGCGTCGACGCGGTCGCCGGAGAACTCGAAAGTCAGCTCCGCGATCGCGACCTCGTGAAGGTGAAGTTCCTCCGGGCGGCGCGCGGCGGGACGACGACCGACGAGTTGGCCGAGCGGCTGGCGGAGCAGGCTGCGGCCGACGTGATCGAAACCCGGGGCAACACCGCCACGTACCACTGATGGAGACCGGTATACTGTCGGGGTTGGTGTTGCAGCTTGGACAATCGACGGGCAACGGGACCGACGGGAACGAGACCGGGAACGTCACCGTCGAGGGGATCGGGCCGGTCGGCCGGACGCTGCGTGAGTTCGGCGTCCCGTATCCGAAACTCCTCGGCGCGGCGATCTCGTTCGTGGTCGCGCTGATCGTGGCCTACGCGCTCGGCCGGGCGATCGTCGTCCCGCTGTTCGGCCGGGCGCTCGACCGTCGTGGTCTCGATGCCCACGAGAAAAAGCCGATTCAGCGGCTTCTGAAGGTCCTGCTCTTTTTCGTCGCACTCGCGGTCGCGTTCAAGGCCGCCCGTCTCAGTGGGTTTTTCACCTCGATCGCAGCGATCGCCGCGGCCGCGACGCTCGCGATCGGGCTCGCGCTCCAAGACACCCTCTCGAACTTCGTCGCGGGCGCGTTCATCTACGCCGACCGGCCGTTCCGGATCGGCGACTGGATCGAGTGGCCGGGCGGGAGCGGGACCTACGCCGGCGTGGTCGAGGACATCACGTTCCGGGTCACCCGCGTGCGCACCTTCGACAACGAACTCCTCACGGTGCCGAACGCCGTGCTGACCGGGGGTGTCATCAAGAACCCGGTGGCGAACGACGAGCTTCGGATCACGTTCACCTTCGGGATCGGCTACGAGGACGACATCGAGCAGGCGACCGACATCATCCTCGACGAGGCCAAGAAACATCCCGACATCCTCGACGACCCGGTCCCCACGGTTCGGATGAGCGACGCCGCGCTCGCGGACTCCTACGTGGGCCTGGTCTCGCGCTTCTGGATCGCGAACCCCAACCGGGCCGACTTCCTCCAGATACGGGGCGAATACGTGAAAAACGTCAAGCAGCGCTTCGACGAGGCCGGCATCGACATCCCCTACCCGCAGGTCGACCTCTCGGGCGGTGTCGCCGTCGAGAGCCAGTCACGGATCGAACAGCTCGAGTGATCGGTCGCGTCGGCCGTCCCGTCAATCGTCGCAGACCACCGGTTCGGCGCTGGCTTCCGGTTCGGCCTCGGGCGTGATCTCGTAGAGGTTCTGTCGCGCGTCGGCGAAGTAGACGTCCTC
This Halococcus agarilyticus DNA region includes the following protein-coding sequences:
- a CDS encoding cupin domain-containing protein, with protein sequence MKHVDFAAAETYEPEEGWRRVSLAGSDQFTFEWFEKPPGHSSPMHDHENEQVCVVLEGEITVHTEDDSVTLDRFDSVHLEAWESHRVENTGDERAVAIDVFAPGRGFDFWTDRDG
- a CDS encoding SDR family oxidoreductase — translated: MSLDVADDVALVTASSSGLGRASAAVLAEADANVVLNGRDEDRLDEAVTELDALGEGNVVGVAGDLTRKEDVEILVTATVEEFGGLDHLVTSAGGPPSGPFVETDDEDWYHAFDLLVMSVVRLVREAAPHLQDGDGGTIVNITSRSVKEAIDSLVLSNSVRMGVIGLEKTLSKELAPDVRANAVLPGPHETSRIEELVEQSVERGEYDSYEEGLAARAEGIPLERIGEPRELGEVVAFLCSPRSSYLNGVAIPIDGGAGAANL
- a CDS encoding YhbY family RNA-binding protein yields the protein MTKDERTLRERAHEVDATLRVGKGGVDAVAGELESQLRDRDLVKVKFLRAARGGTTTDELAERLAEQAAADVIETRGNTATYH
- a CDS encoding VOC family protein; amino-acid sequence: MDATAIDHLNLRVPADGPEEAVEFYGDRLGFTIEGMDRYEADEKPFFDVRLAPAHVLHLWPTEEFEPPSGNGFNHVAILIDDEVATVERQLDEAGVTIENRHDSPLGATGRAPAVYVEDPFGYRIELKATIEE
- a CDS encoding ferredoxin--NADP reductase, translating into MPFDATITSIHRMTPRVKQFVIEADEAFEFEPGQHTTVRFERDDPDDEEDEQVVRPYTATNTPGNERLTLAIKRYDDGTASVYMHEREVGDVVTLGDLGGNLTLRNADEDVAFVSTGTGITPMIAMLKEYLEVGTGEVDFFYGEKSQENVMYRETLDQLAAEHDELSVIYSLSDEEWAGPTGHVQDHLDDRLDGLDRDFYVCGVPGMVVDTKERLADLGVDDDRVFSEGWEDGEVED
- a CDS encoding glycosyltransferase family 4 protein, with amino-acid sequence MRALNYLELEGVLERSGWATAAAQQRQALAATDIGVVTSPWRGGDLPTAARSLASGEGPFAEYDLAHCHAPGPGSLAVARHARRYEIPLVLHAHMTAEDFGESFRFSSQVAPALGRYLRWFYSLADLVLCPSQYTKGLLEGYPVDAPIRTITNGVDRDALAGHESLRGEYRDRYDLDGTVVFAVGSVFERKGLTTFCRLAEATDHEFAWFGAYDTGPHGSSVVKRWTSDPPENVTFTGWIDDKRGAFGAGDVFCFPTKDENQGLVVLEAMACGKPVVISDIPVFEEFFTHGEDCLKCASASEFRAALDRLADDPALRERLGANARETAAEHGLKRVGAELSAIYREVTTA
- a CDS encoding glycosyltransferase is translated as MPPDVAAFTDTYLPTVNGATYTIRTWRERWLGRGGRMDVVYPGSSHDPDTGEHPVRSLPFPFYEGFRLGAPTVPDAVRDIDIVHAHSPFGVGLAGLRLARRTDRPLVASYHTPAAEYAGYLAEGWLMNGVARAGNAYERWFLDRADHVIAPSDTAKADLEARGVGPVSTVANGIDVDRFAPTDAAAFRARHDLPGRGERPLVGYTGRHGFEKQLSDLVRAIDGTDAVLLFGGDGPARKTLEEQVAGSDADVRFLGFLDREELPAFYSALDVFAFPSPVETQGLVALEAMACGTPVVGVEAGALVETIDEDATGYHYDPGDVAGFRAALDRALAERDRLAETCLSRRESMGVERAVDALAAVYDAVL
- a CDS encoding ribonuclease P protein component 4, which codes for MTLADERIERLHALAADAASAGHDDRAKEYVRIARRVAERNRRSLPRRFKRFSCDVCDAYLRPGRNCRVRTRDGHVVITCECGSQARYPYR